The sequence GAGGATGTGCAGGCGGAAATGATCGCCCAAATCCCGCTTGGCCGGTACGGTTCTCCGGATGAATTCGGCCGGGCGGTCGCTTTTCTCGGGTCGTTCGCCAATACGTACATCACCGGTCAAGCTCTCCTGGTCGATGGCGGCATGGTGAAATCGTTGTAAGACGGCCAACTCGGGCCGCAATCGAAAATCGGCGGAAAGAGGGAAGCGGGATGGAGATTCGCAATATTTTCTGTGTGGGCCGCAATTACCGTTTGCATGCGGAGGAACTGGGCAACGAGGTGCCGAAATCACCGATGATTTTCGCCAAACCGACGCATGCGCTGGCGGAAGCAAGCGGCCAGACGATCCAACTGCCGGGTGACCGCGGCGAAGTGCATTACGAGGCGGAACTGGTGATTCGCATCGGCAAGCCGTACCAGCACGGAATGACCGTGGATCAGCTTGTCGACCACTTGGCGCTGGGGATCGATTTTACATTGCGAGACGTGCAGAGCGAACTGAAGAAAAAAGGTCACCCGTGGCTGCCGGCCAAGGGGTTTCGCAATTCGGCGGTTCTCACCTCGTTTCGGGAATTTCCCGGGGAACAGGCGTGCAAACAGACCGATTTTTCACTGCGGAAAAATGGGCAGCAGGTTCAGCGGGGCAATATCAGCGACATGCTGTTCGATCTGCAGACGGTGATCGACTTTATCGCGTCCCATTTTGGCCTGGGAGAAGGCGACATCATCTACACCGGTACCCCGGCCGGCGTCGGCCCGGTTGCCAACGGCGACCGGTTGCAGCTGCTGTGGGGAGACGAAGTACTTGGGGAGTGCGTGATCAAGCTGGTGTAAGAGTGCGCGCTTCTCACCAGGAAGCGCCGGCTTCCGTGCAGCGGGTGGGTGAGACGATTCAGCTTGCGATGCTGGACGGGCGCGATGTCGTGTATCTGGCGAAGGAAGAAACGACCGCCCCGATCCGGCTGGCATCCAGTCCAGGAATGCGGTTTCCCGCCCATGCCACCGCACTTGGAAAAGCTTTGCTGTCCCAATTTGAACGCCTGCAGCTGGAAGAGCTGTACCGCGACGCCGAATTGACGGCTTTAACCCCCAATACGGTGAGAAGCTTTGATCATCTGTGGGAGCAACTGCAACAAGTGAAGGCTCGCGGCACTGCTTGCGAACAGCAGGAAGCGGTGGAAGGGTTCTGCTGCGTGGCGGCGCCGGTTTTCAACCACGGCAATCGGATGATTGCGGCGGTCAGTTTCACGATGCTGGCAGCAAGCTGGCACGACAAGCAGCAGGCGGCAACGGAAGAAATAGCGGATCTGGCGAGGCGGCGATTTTTGTCCGGGCGGATGTGACGAAAGCGCCGCAAGTGGAAGACATGGTCCGGCAGGCGCTTGCCGAATATGGACAGATCGACGTTCTGTTTAACAACGCGGGTATCTCCGGCGTTGGCGCGTTGCACGAGACGAGCGAAGAACTGTGGGACCGGGTGGTTGACGTCAACCTGAAAGGCGTATTTTTGCCGAGCAAATACGTGATCCCACATATGATGGAGCGCAAGCAAGGCTGCATCATCAATATGTCGTCCTGTATCGCGGAGATCGGTTTGATGCGGCGGGCGGTGTATGCGGCCACGAAAGGAGCGGTGCTGGCGCTGACGAAGTCGATGCAAGTCGATTACGCCCCGTACAACATACGGGTCAACGCGTTGCTTCCCGGCACGATTCTCACTCCGTTTGTAGAAAATTATCTGCGCACGTCCTACGACGACCCGGAACACGCGTTACATACGATCAGGCAGCGGCAGTTGAGCGGCGACCTGGGGCGGCCGGAAGATGTCGCGCAGGCAGCCTTGTTCCTCGCTTCGGATGAATCAAAATTCATGATGGGCTCGCCGCTTTATATCGACGGAGGCGTCACGTTCGGAAAAATGGCGTAAACCAATCTGGCGGGAGGTTTTTGCATTGAAACTGTTGACATTTCGTACGGAAGACGGCTTGCAACTGGGGATCAAGACGGACAAAGGGGTGTTGCAAGCGCCGCGAACGATCGACCAGGTGCTGCAGGGCGGACCGGAAGCGTTGGCCGAATTGACTACGTATGTACGGCAGGCGGTCGAACATGTAAGCGATTTCGTATTTCTGCGGGAGGAAGACCTGCAATTCGCGCCATGTGTGCCGAATCCGCAGAAAATCATCTGCGTCGGCTTAAACTACCGCAAACATGCGGAAGAATCGAACATGCCGATTCCGGAATACCCGATTTTGTTCAATAAATTCAACAATGCACTGGCGGCTCACGGCGATGAGGTGCTCCTGCCCGCCCAGTCGCAGCAGGTCGATTATGAGGCGGAGTTGGCGATTGTCATCGGCAAAACGGCAAAACGGGTACCGAAAGAAGAGGCTCTCTCGTATGTGTTCGGGTATTGTGCAGCCAACGATTTGTCAGCCCGCGATTTGCAGTTCCGCACCAACCAATGGTTGTTGGGGAAATCTTGTGACGGGTTCAGCCCGCTCGGGCCGTATCTGGTGACGGCGGATGAAGTCGGAAATCCGAACGAATTGGCGATCCGGTCCTACGTGAACGGTGAACTGCGGCAAAATTCGAACACGGCAGATATGATTTTTCATTGCGACGAGTTGGTGAGCTACATCTCCCGGTTCATGACATTGGTACCGGGAGATGTGATCTTGACAGGCACGCCGGAAGGGGTGATCATGGGGTACCCGAAGGAACAGCAGGTCTGGCTGAAAGAGGGGGATGAAGTGACGATTGAAATTGAAAAATTGGGCTGTCTCACGAACCGCATGAAGCAAGAGGGATAAAAGGGGGCAGCCGGCGAGGAGGTTGGTTGATGAAACGGGATAAGGTAGTCGTCACCAGGAGGATTCCCGGGCAGGCCCTGGAGTTGATCG comes from Effusibacillus pohliae DSM 22757 and encodes:
- a CDS encoding fumarylacetoacetate hydrolase family protein, encoding MEIRNIFCVGRNYRLHAEELGNEVPKSPMIFAKPTHALAEASGQTIQLPGDRGEVHYEAELVIRIGKPYQHGMTVDQLVDHLALGIDFTLRDVQSELKKKGHPWLPAKGFRNSAVLTSFREFPGEQACKQTDFSLRKNGQQVQRGNISDMLFDLQTVIDFIASHFGLGEGDIIYTGTPAGVGPVANGDRLQLLWGDEVLGECVIKLV
- a CDS encoding IclR family transcriptional regulator → MLDGRDVVYLAKEETTAPIRLASSPGMRFPAHATALGKALLSQFERLQLEELYRDAELTALTPNTVRSFDHLWEQLQQVKARGTACEQQEAVEGFCCVAAPVFNHGNRMIAAVSFTMLAASWHDKQQAATEEIADLARRRFLSGRM
- a CDS encoding fumarylacetoacetate hydrolase family protein; this translates as MKLLTFRTEDGLQLGIKTDKGVLQAPRTIDQVLQGGPEALAELTTYVRQAVEHVSDFVFLREEDLQFAPCVPNPQKIICVGLNYRKHAEESNMPIPEYPILFNKFNNALAAHGDEVLLPAQSQQVDYEAELAIVIGKTAKRVPKEEALSYVFGYCAANDLSARDLQFRTNQWLLGKSCDGFSPLGPYLVTADEVGNPNELAIRSYVNGELRQNSNTADMIFHCDELVSYISRFMTLVPGDVILTGTPEGVIMGYPKEQQVWLKEGDEVTIEIEKLGCLTNRMKQEG